A genomic stretch from Etheostoma cragini isolate CJK2018 chromosome 8, CSU_Ecrag_1.0, whole genome shotgun sequence includes:
- the si:dkey-246g23.4 gene encoding monocarboxylate transporter 2 isoform X2, translated as MMGGLMCGVGVVFGSFARNLNELYLTVGLLNGLGYAMTWPPTVTMLGLYFEKRRPVANALASSGECILTFVLTPLFQLLIDSYSWRGALLILGGLQFNLCVCGMLLRPLKTTKYVICEDKAEEEGLSLELLPKDDLEQSKPMLLDAEEPRVSDHGTIKDFLEDPEEIPNSTMKVQDSNYRTKRAELRTKILRYVDYTLITNAKFMVYSMFGVFAALGFFAPALFLIPYARSKGIEEYEAAALMSISAVLDLFGRVFFGWLANLRLVEMVLQLTATMILLGTVLLLCPLASSYLELAAFSAAYGLMYGAAVAIHITMLAEIVGVNRLGSALGFFLLIRSSGGLLGPPIAGFFIDKMSDYGTGFLMAGVSLIVSALFLLILHQMNRRGRGSSTNNHHMDTDNIKQSFSDEAKELNVT; from the exons ATGATGGGAGGACTGATGTGCGGTGTAGGAGTTGTGTTTGGGTCTTTTGCTCGTAACCTGAATGAACTCTACTTGACAGTGGGGTTGCTGAATG GTCTAGGCTATGCAATGACTTGGCCTCCTACAGTGACCATGCTGGGCTTGTACTTTGAGAAGAGGCGCCCAGTGGCAAACGCCTTGGCCAGCTCTGGAGAGTGCATCCTTACCTTTGTCCTCACACCCCTATTCCAGTTATTGATTGACAGCTACTCCTGGAGGGGTGCTTTGCTAATCCTGGGGGGTCTGCAGtttaacctctgtgtgtgtgggatgttGCTGAGGCCCCTAAAGACCACAAAATACGTGATATGTGAGGACAAAGCTGAGGAAGAAGGCTTGTCCCTGGAATTGCTACCAAAGGACGACTTGGAGCAGAGTAAACCAATGTTGCTAGATGCAGAGGAGCCGAGAGTATCTGATCATGGGACAATAAAGGATTTTCTTGAGGACCCTGAAGAAATACCCAATTCGACCATGAAAGTACAAGACTCAAACTACAGGACTAAGAGGGCTGAACTAAGGACAAAAATCCTTCGCTACGTAGACTATACCCTCATCACCAATGCAAAATTTATGGTTTACTCAATGTTTGGGGTGTTTGCTGCACTGGGTTTCTTTGCCCCAGCTCTGTTCCTGATTCCATATGCTCGTAGTAAGGGGATTGAGGAGTACGAGGCAGCAGCACTCATGTCCATCTCTGCAGTGTTGGACCTGTTTGGAAGAGTTTTCTTTGGCTGGTTGGCAAACTTGAGACTGGTGGAGATG GTGCTGCAGCTGACAGCAACAATGATTCTGTTGGGTACTGTATTACTCCTCTGTCCCCTGGCCTCTTCTTACTTAGAGCTGGCTGCTTTCAGCGCAGCTTATGGCCTGATGTACGGTGCTGCGGTCGCAATCCACATCACCATGCTGGCTGAGATTGTGGGCGTCAACAGGCTTGGAAGTGCGCTGGGGTTCTTCTTGCTCATACGCAGTAGCGGAGGCCTGCTTGGACCGCCCATTGCTG GGTTCTTTATTGACAAGATGAGTGATTACGGAACAGGTTTCCTCATGGCGGGAGTGTCTCTCATCGTCTCTGCTCTGTTCCTGCTCATCCTCCATCAGATGAACCGCAGAGGTCGGGGGTCGTCCACCAACAACCACCATATGGACACAGACAACATCAAACAAAGCTTCAGCGATGAAGCCAAAGAGCTAAATGTGacataa
- the si:dkey-246g23.4 gene encoding monocarboxylate transporter 2 isoform X1: MWQYNMDSPVMTQKARVVVAPAAAPDGGYARFILLSCFLVFGLTYGVIKVFGVFYVEIHRHFETTATGTSWITSIAVATLHFLAPVASALSARYSHRSVVMMGGLMCGVGVVFGSFARNLNELYLTVGLLNGLGYAMTWPPTVTMLGLYFEKRRPVANALASSGECILTFVLTPLFQLLIDSYSWRGALLILGGLQFNLCVCGMLLRPLKTTKYVICEDKAEEEGLSLELLPKDDLEQSKPMLLDAEEPRVSDHGTIKDFLEDPEEIPNSTMKVQDSNYRTKRAELRTKILRYVDYTLITNAKFMVYSMFGVFAALGFFAPALFLIPYARSKGIEEYEAAALMSISAVLDLFGRVFFGWLANLRLVEMVLQLTATMILLGTVLLLCPLASSYLELAAFSAAYGLMYGAAVAIHITMLAEIVGVNRLGSALGFFLLIRSSGGLLGPPIAGFFIDKMSDYGTGFLMAGVSLIVSALFLLILHQMNRRGRGSSTNNHHMDTDNIKQSFSDEAKELNVT; encoded by the exons ATGTGGCAGTACAACATGGACTCCCCAGTGATGACTCAGAAGGCGAGGGTAGTTGTTGCACCAGCAGCAGCCCCTGATGGTGGCTACGCCCGGTTCATCCTGCTCTCCTGCTTCCTGGTCTTTGGCCTGACCTATGGGGTCATCAAGGTCTTTGGTGTATTCTACGTTGAGATACACAGACACTTTGAAACCACAGCAACAGGAACATCTTGGATTACCTCTATTGCCGTGGCCACCCTTCACTTCTTGG CTCCTGTAGCATCTGCTTTGAGTGCTCGCTACAGCCATCGCTCTGTAGTAATGATGGGAGGACTGATGTGCGGTGTAGGAGTTGTGTTTGGGTCTTTTGCTCGTAACCTGAATGAACTCTACTTGACAGTGGGGTTGCTGAATG GTCTAGGCTATGCAATGACTTGGCCTCCTACAGTGACCATGCTGGGCTTGTACTTTGAGAAGAGGCGCCCAGTGGCAAACGCCTTGGCCAGCTCTGGAGAGTGCATCCTTACCTTTGTCCTCACACCCCTATTCCAGTTATTGATTGACAGCTACTCCTGGAGGGGTGCTTTGCTAATCCTGGGGGGTCTGCAGtttaacctctgtgtgtgtgggatgttGCTGAGGCCCCTAAAGACCACAAAATACGTGATATGTGAGGACAAAGCTGAGGAAGAAGGCTTGTCCCTGGAATTGCTACCAAAGGACGACTTGGAGCAGAGTAAACCAATGTTGCTAGATGCAGAGGAGCCGAGAGTATCTGATCATGGGACAATAAAGGATTTTCTTGAGGACCCTGAAGAAATACCCAATTCGACCATGAAAGTACAAGACTCAAACTACAGGACTAAGAGGGCTGAACTAAGGACAAAAATCCTTCGCTACGTAGACTATACCCTCATCACCAATGCAAAATTTATGGTTTACTCAATGTTTGGGGTGTTTGCTGCACTGGGTTTCTTTGCCCCAGCTCTGTTCCTGATTCCATATGCTCGTAGTAAGGGGATTGAGGAGTACGAGGCAGCAGCACTCATGTCCATCTCTGCAGTGTTGGACCTGTTTGGAAGAGTTTTCTTTGGCTGGTTGGCAAACTTGAGACTGGTGGAGATG GTGCTGCAGCTGACAGCAACAATGATTCTGTTGGGTACTGTATTACTCCTCTGTCCCCTGGCCTCTTCTTACTTAGAGCTGGCTGCTTTCAGCGCAGCTTATGGCCTGATGTACGGTGCTGCGGTCGCAATCCACATCACCATGCTGGCTGAGATTGTGGGCGTCAACAGGCTTGGAAGTGCGCTGGGGTTCTTCTTGCTCATACGCAGTAGCGGAGGCCTGCTTGGACCGCCCATTGCTG GGTTCTTTATTGACAAGATGAGTGATTACGGAACAGGTTTCCTCATGGCGGGAGTGTCTCTCATCGTCTCTGCTCTGTTCCTGCTCATCCTCCATCAGATGAACCGCAGAGGTCGGGGGTCGTCCACCAACAACCACCATATGGACACAGACAACATCAAACAAAGCTTCAGCGATGAAGCCAAAGAGCTAAATGTGacataa